The sequence GGTGGATGGTGAAAACAACGGGAGCACAATTAACACGATAAATACCGGATACGCCAATATTAAAAAATCAATATCCGGAAAAAACAGGGCCAAACAAATGAATGCGGGAGCGTCAGTTTCTGAAGGTGATGTTCTCTTGTTCCTTCACGCGGATTGCGCTCTGCCTGAAAACGCCCTGGATCAAATTAAAAACGTTTTTGATTCCGATCCGGATACTGCCGCGGGAGCGTTTAACTTAAAAATAGACTCCAATAAAATTATTTTTAAAATAATTTCAAAACTCTCTTCCCTGCGCGCGCGAATAACAAAAATTCCATACGGGGATCAATCGATATTTATACGAAAGGATTACTTCTTAAAATTAGGCGGATACAGGGAATTACCTTTAATGGAAGACGCCGATTTAATGCGCCGGATTAAAAAAAACAAGGGTAAAATAAATATACTTCCCGCAGGCGTGACTGCCTCTCCACGGCGCTGGGAAAAAGAAGGTATTCTTTATTACACCTTAAAAAACTGGTTGATAACCATTCTTTATTTCTTAGGCGCGCACCCTGAGAAATT is a genomic window of bacterium containing:
- a CDS encoding TIGR04283 family arsenosugar biosynthesis glycosyltransferase: MFKFSIIIPVFKEAGIINNSIKDILDKFRTEKFEIIVVDGENNGSTINTINTGYANIKKSISGKNRAKQMNAGASVSEGDVLLFLHADCALPENALDQIKNVFDSDPDTAAGAFNLKIDSNKIIFKIISKLSSLRARITKIPYGDQSIFIRKDYFLKLGGYRELPLMEDADLMRRIKKNKGKINILPAGVTASPRRWEKEGILYYTLKNWLITILYFLGAHPEKLKKLYYRGE